The Caretta caretta isolate rCarCar2 chromosome 10, rCarCar1.hap1, whole genome shotgun sequence genome has a window encoding:
- the GRIFIN gene encoding grifin, whose product MSSMALRFEASYPEGLCPGWSVIVKGETSSSANMFEINFLCNAGDQIAFHFNPRFSDSKIICNSFLSSRWGPEEVTDTFPLKAKEPFQIEIYSDPDYFHVSIDENKILQYKHRQKQLSAITKLQVVNDVRISSMEITKRSLY is encoded by the exons TTCGAAGCATCATACCCAGAGGGGCTGTGTCCTGGCTGGAGTGTGATAGTTAAAGGTGAAACAAGCTCCAGTGCAAATAT GTTTGAAATTAATTTCCTCTGCAATGCAGGAGACCAGATCGCTTTCCACTTTAACCCTCGCTTCTCTGACTCCAAAATCATCTGCAACTCCTTCCTCTCCAGCCGTTGGGGGCCGGAAGAAGTAACTGACACCTTCCCCCTAAAAGCAAAGGAACCTTTCCAG attGAAATCTACTCTGACCCAGACTATTTCCATGTTTCCATTGATGAAAACAAAATCCTCCAGTACAAGCATCGGCAGAAACAGCTCTCGGCTATCACCAAACTGCAGGTCGTTAATGATGTCAGAATTTCTTCAATGGAAATCACCAAACGGAGTCTTTATTAG